A portion of the Pedobacter cryoconitis genome contains these proteins:
- a CDS encoding pyridoxal phosphate-dependent aminotransferase, protein MNVSVLANSLIGSEIIKIGNEVNELKSKGAKIANLTIGDFDPSIFPIPAGLKAEIVDAYNHNQTNYPPADGILALRETIVDVLKDRYDLDFKTNEILVSGGSRPLIYATYLALIDPGDKVIYPAPSWNNNHYCHLSSAEGIAVETTAESNFMPTAELLKPYLKGATLLALCSPLNPTGTMFTKEQLEEICDLVIAENKSRAEGEKPLYIMYDQIYSLLTFGKEHINPVSLRPELKDYTIYIDGISKCLASTGVRVGWAFGPDKVIGKMKALLTHIGAWAPKAEQVAVGKYFADKGQVDEFLGAFKTQIQDSLNALYEGFTSLKAEGFAVDAIAPMGAIYLTLKIGYIGKTTADGDLLKDSTDVNSYLIKEAQVALVPFSCFGTDETKSWFRASVGACSLTDIKEMIPRVKAALSKLK, encoded by the coding sequence ATGAGCTGAAGAGCAAAGGTGCTAAAATTGCGAATTTAACTATTGGTGATTTTGATCCTTCAATTTTTCCTATACCTGCGGGGCTGAAGGCTGAAATTGTTGATGCTTATAACCATAATCAAACCAACTATCCACCTGCTGATGGTATTTTAGCTTTACGTGAAACTATTGTAGACGTATTAAAGGACAGATATGATCTTGACTTTAAAACAAACGAAATATTGGTTTCTGGTGGTTCCCGTCCTTTGATTTACGCAACTTACCTTGCCTTGATTGATCCGGGAGATAAAGTTATTTATCCTGCGCCATCATGGAATAATAACCATTACTGTCACCTTTCTTCTGCTGAAGGAATTGCTGTGGAAACTACTGCAGAAAGCAACTTCATGCCTACTGCTGAATTGTTAAAACCATACCTTAAAGGGGCAACTCTATTGGCTTTGTGTTCTCCATTGAACCCTACGGGTACGATGTTTACTAAAGAACAGCTGGAAGAAATCTGTGACCTTGTTATTGCAGAAAATAAATCAAGAGCTGAAGGAGAGAAACCATTGTATATCATGTACGATCAGATTTATTCTTTACTGACTTTTGGTAAAGAGCACATCAACCCGGTTAGCTTACGTCCTGAATTAAAAGATTATACAATTTATATTGATGGAATCTCTAAATGTCTTGCGAGTACTGGTGTACGTGTAGGCTGGGCATTCGGACCAGATAAAGTAATCGGTAAAATGAAAGCTTTATTGACACATATCGGTGCCTGGGCCCCTAAAGCTGAACAGGTAGCAGTTGGTAAATATTTTGCAGATAAAGGACAGGTTGATGAGTTTTTAGGTGCATTTAAAACACAGATTCAGGATAGCCTTAATGCTTTATATGAAGGTTTTACCAGTTTGAAAGCGGAAGGTTTTGCAGTAGATGCAATTGCACCTATGGGAGCGATTTACCTGACACTGAAAATCGGCTATATTGGTAAAACAACCGCAGACGGTGATTTACTAAAGGATAGTACTGATGTGAATTCTTATCTGATTAAAGAAGCTCAGGTAGCTTTAGTGCCATTCTCGTGTTTCGGTACAGACGAAACTAAATCCTGGTTCCGTGCTTCGGTAGGTGCTTGTTCACTAACTGATATCAAAGAAATGATTCCACGTGTTAAAGCTGCGTTAAGCAAATTGAAATAG
- a CDS encoding peptide chain release factor 3 → MIHPEIEKRKTFAIISHPDAGKTTLTEKFLLFGGAINTAGAVKRNKANQSSTSDFMEIEKQRGISVATSVMGFEYKDKRINILDTPGHKDFAEDTYRTLSAVDSVILVVDCVKGVEEQTEKLMAVCRMRNTPVIIFINKMDREGKDAFDLLDEIENKLNISLCPLSWPIGQGHTFKGVYSIYNKHLNLFEPDKTKIADPVIEVSDLNDPSLNNFLKPKELEELKSDLELVDGVYGTLDQSMYTEGLLAPVFFGSAINNFGIKELLDTFINIAPSPRSREAEQREVLVEEKNFSGFVFKIHANLDPKHRDRIAFLRICSGKFERNKFYFHTRQGKKLKFSNPMDFMANEKSIVEEAWPGDVVGLYDSGNFKIGDTLTEGEQLQFKGIPSFSPEIFKEVENKDPLRTKQLEKGIQQLTEEGVAQLFTQQPGNRKIIGAVGELQFEVIAFRLEHEYGAKAHFRMLSYSRSNWVTSTDKKKLEEFVKRKGQHIGQDKDGSPVFLADNDFMINMTKRDYPDIEFHKTSEFK, encoded by the coding sequence ATGATTCACCCCGAAATAGAAAAAAGAAAAACATTCGCCATTATCAGTCACCCGGATGCCGGAAAAACAACATTAACTGAAAAGTTTCTGCTGTTTGGAGGAGCGATCAATACCGCTGGTGCTGTAAAACGTAACAAAGCCAATCAAAGCAGTACTTCAGATTTTATGGAGATTGAGAAACAACGTGGAATATCCGTTGCGACCTCAGTAATGGGTTTTGAATACAAAGATAAACGCATCAATATTCTGGATACACCAGGTCACAAAGATTTCGCCGAAGATACTTACAGAACTTTATCTGCAGTAGATAGCGTAATCCTCGTTGTAGACTGTGTAAAAGGTGTGGAGGAACAAACAGAGAAGCTGATGGCGGTATGCCGGATGCGCAATACCCCCGTAATTATCTTTATCAATAAGATGGACCGCGAAGGTAAAGACGCTTTTGATCTGCTGGACGAAATCGAGAATAAGCTGAATATCAGTTTATGTCCGCTATCGTGGCCAATTGGACAAGGACATACGTTTAAAGGCGTATATAGTATTTACAATAAACACCTGAACCTGTTTGAACCCGATAAAACAAAAATTGCTGATCCGGTTATAGAGGTCAGTGATCTTAACGATCCGAGCCTGAATAATTTCCTTAAACCAAAGGAACTTGAAGAACTGAAAAGTGATCTTGAATTGGTAGATGGCGTTTATGGTACATTAGATCAAAGCATGTATACAGAAGGCTTGCTTGCTCCTGTATTTTTTGGAAGTGCGATTAACAATTTTGGTATTAAAGAATTGTTGGATACCTTCATTAACATTGCTCCAAGTCCAAGAAGCAGAGAAGCTGAACAAAGAGAAGTTCTGGTAGAAGAGAAAAACTTCTCCGGATTCGTATTTAAAATACATGCCAACCTTGACCCTAAACACCGCGACCGTATTGCTTTCTTAAGGATATGTTCTGGTAAGTTCGAGAGAAACAAATTCTATTTCCACACACGTCAGGGTAAAAAGCTTAAGTTTTCCAACCCAATGGACTTTATGGCCAATGAAAAAAGTATTGTAGAAGAAGCATGGCCAGGTGATGTTGTCGGCTTATATGACAGCGGAAACTTTAAAATAGGGGATACATTGACTGAGGGAGAGCAATTGCAATTTAAAGGCATTCCCAGCTTCTCTCCCGAAATATTTAAGGAAGTGGAGAACAAAGATCCACTTCGTACAAAACAGCTTGAAAAAGGAATACAACAACTCACAGAAGAAGGGGTTGCCCAGTTATTCACACAACAACCAGGAAACAGGAAAATCATTGGTGCTGTAGGTGAATTACAATTTGAGGTAATTGCATTCAGACTGGAACATGAATATGGCGCGAAAGCACACTTCCGTATGTTGAGCTATAGCAGATCAAACTGGGTAACGTCTACGGATAAGAAGAAACTGGAAGAGTTTGTAAAGCGCAAGGGTCAGCATATTGGGCAAGATAAAGACGGAAGTCCGGTTTTTCTTGCAGACAATGACTTTATGATCAATATGACTAAAAGAGATTATCCGGATATTGAATTCCATAAGACCTCTGAGTTTAAATAA